In Paenibacillus sp. G2S3, a single window of DNA contains:
- a CDS encoding ABC transporter permease, with product MRHTEQSGLLASREQWLQQMHGEYKKTKHRWRNQVIVVRSSLLLLFFVLWEAGARMGWIDELLFSYPTKIFRQIWGDMVSGSLWPHLGMTVGETAVGFVLGTLLGTLLAVIIWWSPFLSAVLDPYMVVFNSMPKVALGPIFIVMFGAGFTAIVVTTLSITVIITTLVVYNSFCSVDPNLVKVVRSFGASRVQVFFKVILPASFPTVVSTLKVNVGMSWVGVIVGEFLVAKSGLGYLIIYGFQVFNFTLVMSSLLIIAAVATAMYQLVVYLEKRLLSRR from the coding sequence ATGAGACATACGGAGCAATCGGGGTTATTAGCTTCCCGTGAACAGTGGCTACAGCAAATGCATGGCGAATATAAAAAAACGAAGCACCGCTGGCGCAATCAGGTCATTGTCGTAAGGAGCAGCCTGCTACTGTTGTTTTTTGTACTCTGGGAAGCAGGAGCAAGAATGGGCTGGATTGATGAGCTATTGTTCAGCTATCCCACAAAAATCTTCCGCCAGATCTGGGGAGATATGGTTAGTGGGAGCTTGTGGCCGCATCTGGGGATGACGGTAGGTGAGACTGCGGTAGGCTTTGTACTGGGAACGCTGCTAGGGACACTGCTGGCTGTGATTATTTGGTGGTCTCCTTTCTTATCCGCAGTGCTTGATCCGTATATGGTCGTATTTAACAGTATGCCGAAGGTGGCGCTGGGACCGATTTTTATCGTCATGTTCGGGGCCGGATTCACTGCTATCGTTGTTACTACTTTATCTATAACGGTGATTATTACGACGCTTGTTGTGTACAACAGTTTTTGCAGTGTGGATCCGAATCTGGTCAAGGTGGTTCGCTCCTTCGGAGCTTCCAGAGTTCAGGTGTTCTTTAAAGTAATTCTTCCAGCTTCATTCCCAACGGTGGTCTCCACCCTTAAGGTGAATGTGGGAATGTCATGGGTAGGGGTTATAGTAGGAGAGTTTCTAGTGGCTAAATCGGGTCTGGGCTATCTGATTATTTATGGTTTCCAGGTGTTTAATTTCACGCTAGTGATGTCGAGTCTTTTGATTATCGCGGCCGTCGCTACGGCAATGTATCAACTAGTGGTGTATCTAGAGAAGCGATTATTATCCAGGCGATGA
- a CDS encoding outer spore coat protein CotE, producing the protein MSLSHKRQTREIITKAICGKGRKFSTATHTVTPPHHPTSILGAWIINHQYEAVAAGNGIEVIGTYDVNIWYSYDKNKQTEVAKETVSYVELIPLSYLDTRHRTSTVEVSAEATQEPNCVEAGVSPGGGSVTLRVEREFEVELVAETKVRVYVTEQSDDPEDKDYDFDGDSFDYDDLDPDNLDDEL; encoded by the coding sequence ATGTCATTAAGCCATAAACGTCAAACAAGGGAGATCATTACGAAGGCAATTTGCGGCAAAGGTCGTAAGTTCTCTACAGCAACCCATACCGTGACTCCGCCACATCACCCGACTAGTATTCTGGGGGCTTGGATTATCAACCACCAGTACGAAGCGGTTGCCGCCGGGAACGGAATCGAAGTAATTGGTACTTACGATGTAAACATCTGGTACTCGTACGACAAGAACAAGCAGACCGAGGTAGCTAAAGAAACGGTCTCCTATGTGGAGCTCATTCCGCTTTCGTACCTGGACACGAGACACCGCACTTCTACCGTTGAGGTCTCTGCGGAGGCAACGCAGGAACCCAACTGTGTAGAAGCGGGCGTATCGCCAGGCGGAGGCAGTGTGACACTTCGCGTAGAGCGCGAATTCGAAGTGGAGTTGGTGGCTGAGACCAAAGTCCGTGTGTATGTCACTGAACAAAGTGATGATCCAGAAGACAAGGATTATGATTTTGACGGTGATAGCTTCGATTACGATGATCTGGACCCTGACAATCTGGATGATGAGCTGTAA
- a CDS encoding GNAT family N-acetyltransferase produces the protein MIRRLTEDDRELLMALLQKEPALNLFIIGDVENFGFEQDFMTLWGEIDPSDGRIKAVLLRFYRSYLPYADGPFDVEGFAAIMRKDNDIHMISGVTEVVQAFDGVINFKQGKQLYFAELKEMNPAIKASYSSADHINKATVQDVEAICSLTDTIEEFESSRDGSRTSLRKTLATGTGRTYYMKREDQVIATASTSAENSMSAMIVGVATHQAFREQGLATSVVAQLSTDLLQEGKSLCLFYDNPHAGVIYKRLGFQDIGSWSIMYM, from the coding sequence ATGATACGAAGACTTACGGAGGATGATCGGGAACTTCTAATGGCGTTGCTACAGAAAGAGCCTGCTCTTAATTTGTTCATCATTGGAGATGTGGAGAATTTCGGGTTTGAACAGGATTTCATGACATTGTGGGGAGAGATAGATCCATCTGATGGTCGGATAAAAGCTGTTCTATTACGTTTCTATAGAAGCTATCTACCCTATGCGGATGGGCCGTTTGATGTGGAAGGTTTCGCTGCAATCATGCGAAAAGATAACGATATTCATATGATTTCCGGTGTAACCGAAGTGGTACAAGCGTTTGACGGAGTAATTAACTTTAAACAAGGAAAGCAATTGTACTTTGCTGAGCTAAAGGAAATGAATCCCGCCATTAAAGCTTCCTATTCATCCGCTGATCACATTAATAAAGCAACCGTTCAAGATGTGGAAGCGATTTGTTCGCTTACGGATACTATAGAAGAGTTTGAAAGTAGTCGGGACGGCTCGAGAACAAGCCTTCGTAAAACATTGGCGACTGGCACTGGCCGCACGTATTATATGAAACGTGAAGATCAGGTTATAGCAACGGCCTCAACATCGGCGGAAAATTCCATGTCAGCTATGATCGTAGGAGTTGCCACTCATCAAGCATTCAGAGAGCAAGGATTAGCTACAAGTGTAGTTGCACAACTATCTACAGACTTGCTCCAGGAAGGGAAATCTTTATGCCTCTTTTATGACAACCCTCATGCTGGGGTCATTTACAAACGACTTGGATTTCAGGATATTGGCTCTTGGAGCATCATGTATATGTAG
- the mutL gene encoding DNA mismatch repair endonuclease MutL: MAKIHILDEHIANQIAAGEVVERPASVVKELVENAIDAGSTRIEVSVEEGGLQSIRVKDNGSGIEPEDCETAFYRHATSKIANGRDLFQITSLGFRGEALPSIAAVSKVSLLTATADDGKGRLIDIEGGNLIRNEDSPSGRGSDLAVRELFFNTPARLKYMKSIQTELGHISDAMYRMALAHPGISFTLHHNGNQLLHTLGNGDLLQVIAAVYGTSAAKAMLPITAEDLDYRISGYISRPEWTRSNRNAVTTIVGGRYIRSNGLNAAIMRAYHTLLPINRYPLLVLELDMHPSLVDVNVHPAKLEVRFSKENELYTFVEQEIRKVLLGQSLIPRPGKETIGPKGSSSFIQEQFAFSKGTVPPQPSSDVGQDSVPQGSGSSFNRQQPSNVDLNAREFKQEGHTDHPMTREAAPSYGSGYQSSSSQGRQNNVSNNYTNSYRPQETITSQRQIPSAQAIWAPPVDEEPGLPAFPELNYIGQHHGTYIIAQNDGGLYLIDQHAAHERINYEYFYEKFGRPEDASQDLLLPITLEFTTSESRQLSERLHWFQQAGVYLEHFGGQTFLIRSLPYWFPEGEEKAIVEEMAEWVLSERLIDLAKLREKSSILCSCKASIKANQKLTEQEVEALLSRLAACRQPYTCPHGRPIVISFSSYDLEKLFKRVM; this comes from the coding sequence TTGGCCAAAATTCATATATTGGACGAGCATATTGCCAACCAGATTGCTGCGGGTGAAGTTGTAGAGCGACCAGCTTCTGTTGTGAAGGAGCTGGTTGAGAATGCTATTGACGCAGGCAGCACAAGAATTGAGGTTTCGGTAGAGGAAGGCGGTTTACAGAGCATCCGAGTGAAAGATAACGGCTCAGGGATCGAGCCTGAGGATTGCGAGACTGCTTTTTATCGCCATGCTACAAGTAAAATCGCTAATGGGCGTGATCTATTCCAGATTACTAGCTTAGGGTTCCGTGGGGAGGCACTCCCCAGTATTGCAGCGGTATCCAAAGTCTCTCTTCTAACGGCTACTGCCGATGACGGTAAAGGACGCCTGATTGATATTGAAGGTGGTAATTTAATCCGGAATGAGGATTCCCCTTCTGGCCGCGGGAGCGATCTTGCTGTGCGTGAATTATTTTTTAATACGCCGGCAAGGCTGAAATATATGAAGAGTATCCAGACAGAGCTTGGTCATATATCGGATGCCATGTATCGAATGGCGCTTGCTCATCCAGGAATCTCTTTTACCTTGCATCATAATGGCAATCAGCTGCTGCACACGCTTGGTAATGGTGATCTGCTGCAAGTGATCGCTGCGGTGTACGGAACCTCCGCAGCCAAGGCTATGCTGCCGATTACGGCTGAGGACTTGGATTACCGTATTTCTGGTTATATAAGCCGTCCGGAATGGACACGTTCAAATCGAAACGCAGTGACTACCATTGTGGGAGGACGTTATATTCGCAGTAATGGTCTGAACGCAGCGATCATGCGTGCTTATCATACTTTGCTTCCGATTAACCGGTATCCACTGCTGGTTCTCGAACTGGACATGCATCCATCTCTTGTGGATGTCAATGTCCATCCGGCTAAGCTTGAGGTGCGATTTAGTAAGGAGAATGAGCTTTACACGTTTGTCGAACAAGAAATCCGTAAAGTGCTGCTAGGCCAAAGTCTGATTCCACGTCCTGGTAAAGAAACCATCGGGCCGAAGGGCAGCAGTTCCTTTATACAGGAGCAGTTTGCATTCTCAAAAGGCACAGTTCCGCCGCAGCCATCATCTGATGTGGGCCAGGATTCAGTTCCTCAGGGATCTGGGAGTTCCTTTAATAGACAACAGCCATCAAACGTTGACCTCAACGCTCGTGAGTTCAAGCAGGAGGGGCACACTGATCATCCCATGACCCGTGAAGCGGCTCCATCCTATGGGTCAGGTTACCAGTCTTCCTCTTCGCAAGGACGTCAAAATAATGTGAGCAACAACTATACTAATAGCTATCGCCCGCAAGAGACTATAACCTCTCAGAGGCAGATTCCTTCTGCTCAAGCGATATGGGCACCGCCAGTCGATGAAGAACCTGGACTTCCGGCCTTCCCAGAACTAAATTATATCGGGCAGCATCATGGGACTTATATTATCGCTCAGAATGACGGTGGGCTGTATCTCATTGATCAACATGCGGCGCATGAACGCATAAATTACGAATATTTTTATGAGAAGTTCGGTCGGCCTGAAGACGCTTCTCAAGATCTGCTTTTGCCAATTACGCTTGAGTTCACGACTTCGGAAAGTCGTCAACTTAGTGAACGTCTACATTGGTTTCAGCAGGCTGGAGTGTACCTTGAACATTTTGGAGGACAGACTTTTCTGATTCGATCTTTGCCTTATTGGTTTCCTGAAGGCGAGGAGAAAGCGATCGTTGAAGAAATGGCGGAGTGGGTCTTGAGTGAACGATTGATTGACCTTGCGAAGCTGCGTGAGAAATCGTCTATTCTATGTTCGTGTAAAGCCTCCATTAAAGCCAACCAGAAACTAACAGAACAGGAAGTCGAGGCGCTGTTGTCTCGTCTGGCAGCATGTAGACAGCCGTATACCTGCCCACATGGGCGTCCAATTGTGATTTCTTTTTCATCCTATGATTTAGAGAAATTGTTCAAACGGGTGATGTAA
- the mutS gene encoding DNA mismatch repair protein MutS, translating into MAQYTPMIEQYLKVKEGAKDAFLFFRLGDFYEMFFEDAILASKELEITLTGREGGGEEKIPMCGVPYHAAEGYIQRLIEKGYKVAICEQLEDASVTKGMVKRDIVRVVTPGTVMDGKIIADKSNNYLVCVTESDGMMALAACDLTTGELYVTSVLSGAEWLRDEIGIYEPAEIIGDPALLELLRSETPLLAKPVVYTPWEKREEELARRQFGEAAWVRLEKERGQCLALLISYLNETQRRSMGQLSQISPYEPGNYMILDPFTRRNLELTETVRERSKKGSLLWLLDRTETSMGARLLRRRIDKPLLQRAPIERRLEAVDYLYNQFIVREDLRLALKEIYDLERLVGRIAFGSANGRDMNALKLSLAQIPALKELCMTSGSATLREIGASMDECAEIREDIDQAIVEDAPVSVRDGGIIRSGYHARLDELREASSNGKRWIAELEAKERQATGIKSLKIGYNKIFGYFIEITKSNLASLPEGRYERKQTLANAERFVTPELKEKEALILEAQDKMTDLEYSLFTELRDRISSQIPRLQNLAEKVAEIDVYQCLAAVSAEHRFVKPVLSDGYDLRLEGGRHPVVEAVLKDSAFIANGSTLSKEDGNILLITGPNMAGKSTYMRQVALICIMAQIGCFVPASSAEVPLIDRIFTRIGAADDLIGGQSTFMVEMADIQVMTEKATARSLIIIDELGRGTSTSEGMAIAQAVIEYVHDTISCKALVSTHFHELAHLEESLKGLKNYSMAVQESGDKVNFLRKLVPGAADSSYGIYCARLAGLPEGIIDRAYGLLQSIEQAAHPGGSSIHYGGELESCAAAKEIATTTSSIQHSGSLIAETLEAAADSSLANEVVQLSIFGEEEPRKNRKGSTNQAAVVTEVQENSAIKEFITSVRNADLMNMTPLQAMSLLNDLKMKAKDL; encoded by the coding sequence ATGGCACAATATACGCCGATGATTGAGCAATATTTAAAAGTTAAGGAAGGGGCAAAGGATGCCTTCCTATTTTTTAGACTGGGCGATTTCTACGAAATGTTCTTTGAAGATGCCATTTTGGCTTCCAAGGAGCTTGAAATTACGTTGACAGGTCGCGAAGGTGGGGGCGAAGAGAAGATCCCTATGTGTGGAGTACCCTACCACGCCGCCGAGGGTTATATTCAGCGCCTGATTGAAAAAGGATATAAAGTCGCCATTTGTGAGCAGTTAGAGGATGCTTCCGTCACAAAGGGAATGGTGAAGCGGGATATCGTTCGTGTCGTGACACCTGGAACAGTTATGGATGGGAAAATCATTGCCGACAAAAGCAACAATTATCTCGTTTGTGTAACCGAAAGTGATGGAATGATGGCATTAGCCGCTTGTGATTTAACGACAGGTGAATTGTATGTTACTTCAGTTTTATCTGGTGCAGAGTGGCTGCGCGATGAGATTGGTATTTATGAACCGGCCGAGATTATCGGAGACCCTGCATTATTGGAACTTTTACGTAGTGAAACACCTCTATTAGCGAAGCCTGTAGTGTATACACCTTGGGAAAAACGCGAGGAGGAGCTGGCACGTCGTCAGTTTGGTGAAGCTGCCTGGGTACGTCTGGAGAAAGAACGCGGGCAATGTCTAGCACTGCTAATCTCCTATCTAAATGAGACACAGCGGCGTTCAATGGGACAGCTTAGTCAGATTTCCCCATATGAACCTGGTAATTATATGATACTTGATCCGTTCACTCGCCGAAATCTGGAGCTTACAGAGACGGTTCGAGAACGATCCAAAAAAGGATCTCTTCTTTGGCTTCTAGACCGTACCGAGACATCCATGGGTGCGCGCTTATTACGTCGTAGAATAGATAAGCCGTTGTTGCAGCGTGCTCCGATCGAACGTCGCCTGGAGGCGGTTGATTATTTGTACAATCAGTTTATTGTTCGAGAGGATCTTCGTTTAGCGCTGAAGGAAATTTATGATTTAGAGCGGCTGGTAGGTCGTATTGCCTTCGGCAGTGCGAATGGTCGTGACATGAATGCCTTGAAGCTATCGCTGGCACAAATTCCTGCTTTGAAGGAATTATGTATGACTTCGGGGTCTGCAACCTTACGCGAGATCGGTGCTAGCATGGATGAGTGCGCTGAGATCCGGGAGGATATTGATCAAGCAATCGTAGAGGATGCACCGGTGTCCGTGCGAGACGGAGGAATTATCCGTTCTGGTTATCATGCTCGGTTGGACGAGCTACGGGAAGCTAGCAGTAATGGTAAACGCTGGATCGCAGAACTGGAAGCGAAGGAACGGCAAGCTACAGGCATTAAATCACTGAAAATCGGCTATAACAAAATCTTCGGTTATTTCATCGAGATCACCAAATCCAACCTGGCTTCGCTGCCGGAAGGGCGTTATGAACGTAAGCAGACGCTTGCAAATGCAGAACGTTTTGTTACACCTGAGCTTAAGGAAAAAGAGGCACTAATTCTTGAAGCGCAAGATAAGATGACAGATTTGGAGTACAGCCTCTTTACTGAACTGCGTGATCGAATCAGTAGCCAAATTCCACGTTTACAGAATCTTGCAGAAAAGGTAGCGGAAATCGATGTGTATCAATGTCTGGCGGCCGTCAGTGCAGAGCATCGCTTTGTAAAACCTGTTCTATCGGATGGGTACGATCTTCGACTAGAAGGTGGTCGTCATCCTGTCGTAGAGGCTGTGTTAAAGGACTCGGCATTTATAGCAAACGGAAGTACGCTCAGTAAGGAAGATGGAAATATTCTTTTGATTACTGGCCCGAATATGGCTGGAAAAAGTACCTATATGCGGCAGGTTGCACTCATTTGCATTATGGCTCAGATTGGTTGTTTCGTTCCGGCATCTAGTGCAGAGGTACCGCTTATTGATCGAATCTTCACACGTATTGGGGCAGCCGATGATTTGATCGGAGGTCAGAGTACATTTATGGTAGAAATGGCCGACATTCAGGTCATGACAGAGAAAGCAACAGCTCGGAGTTTAATTATTATTGATGAGCTTGGTAGAGGAACCTCGACGAGTGAGGGGATGGCAATCGCACAAGCAGTGATTGAGTATGTGCACGATACTATTTCTTGCAAAGCTTTAGTTTCGACGCATTTTCATGAATTGGCTCACTTAGAAGAAAGTCTTAAAGGGTTGAAGAATTACTCTATGGCCGTTCAAGAGAGTGGTGATAAGGTAAACTTCCTTCGCAAGCTTGTTCCGGGAGCGGCTGACAGCAGTTATGGTATTTATTGTGCACGCCTTGCCGGGCTTCCTGAAGGGATTATTGATCGTGCTTACGGTCTGCTTCAGAGTATTGAGCAGGCAGCGCATCCGGGAGGTTCCTCAATACATTATGGCGGTGAACTTGAAAGTTGTGCCGCTGCAAAAGAGATCGCAACAACAACATCATCTATCCAACATTCTGGTAGTCTCATCGCTGAGACGTTGGAAGCTGCTGCGGATTCTTCCTTAGCAAATGAAGTCGTTCAACTGTCTATCTTTGGCGAGGAAGAACCACGTAAGAATCGTAAAGGTAGTACAAATCAGGCGGCAGTAGTAACTGAAGTACAAGAGAATTCTGCGATAAAAGAATTCATCACTTCTGTGCGTAACGCAGATCTTATGAATATGACTCCGCTGCAGGCAATGAGTCTACTGAACGATCTAAAGATGAAAGCGAAGGATCTTTAA
- the miaA gene encoding tRNA (adenosine(37)-N6)-dimethylallyltransferase MiaA: MTTKERHKVLVLLGPTAVGKTRLSLELAAAYNAEIISGDSMQVYRGMDIGTAKITPAEMKGIPHHLIDIHDPQDPYSAAEFQEQGSRLIEEISSRGKLPFIVGGTGLYIESLCYGFQFSEAVADEAFRKEQDQFAEEHGALALHARLEAVDPVSAAKLHPNDRRRIIRALEIHHQTNTTLSASHAAQKKESPYDLCLIGLTMDRKILYKRIEDRIDSMLADGLVAEVKGLLDNGYSRSLVSMQGLGYKEIAAYLAGELTLEEAVILLKRDTRRFAKRQLSWFRHMKEIEWIDVEGEQNFSENFSKIRAIIAGKFLSGLEYTSEQYN; this comes from the coding sequence TTGACAACTAAAGAGAGACATAAGGTTCTAGTCTTATTAGGACCAACAGCTGTAGGTAAAACTAGGTTAAGTTTGGAGCTTGCGGCTGCATATAACGCAGAGATCATTTCTGGCGATTCGATGCAGGTTTATCGTGGTATGGATATTGGTACAGCTAAGATCACTCCAGCAGAGATGAAGGGAATTCCTCATCACCTAATCGATATCCATGATCCACAGGACCCTTATTCTGCTGCTGAATTTCAGGAACAAGGTAGCAGACTTATCGAGGAGATAAGCAGCCGTGGAAAACTTCCATTTATTGTTGGGGGAACGGGTCTCTATATTGAGTCCTTATGTTACGGTTTTCAATTCTCTGAAGCTGTGGCTGACGAAGCTTTCCGGAAAGAACAGGATCAATTTGCAGAAGAACATGGAGCGCTTGCACTGCATGCCAGACTTGAAGCGGTTGATCCGGTTAGTGCGGCGAAATTGCATCCGAATGACCGTCGTAGAATTATACGAGCACTGGAAATTCATCACCAGACAAACACCACTCTTTCCGCTTCTCATGCAGCTCAAAAGAAGGAGTCGCCCTATGACTTATGCCTTATCGGTTTGACAATGGACCGGAAAATACTATATAAACGTATTGAGGACCGAATTGATAGCATGCTTGCGGATGGTCTTGTTGCTGAGGTAAAGGGACTGCTGGATAATGGCTACAGCAGAAGCCTTGTGTCCATGCAGGGGTTGGGCTACAAGGAAATCGCCGCTTACCTCGCTGGGGAACTGACGCTTGAGGAAGCTGTGATACTGCTCAAACGCGATACTCGCCGATTCGCCAAAAGACAGTTGTCATGGTTTCGCCACATGAAGGAAATCGAGTGGATCGATGTCGAAGGTGAGCAAAACTTTTCTGAGAATTTCTCGAAAATACGTGCTATAATAGCAGGAAAGTTTCTCTCAGGTCTTGAATATACTTCTGAACAA
- a CDS encoding aromatic acid exporter family protein, producing MGFRVIKTAAATLLSVLVASAVGIPNAQSAGLLAILGVEVTLKRSFRTITARFLASLVGLFFGCILFWLLGFHYWVLGLYVLVGFPMIVKSGYKEGIVTSSVIVFRVFGQAELSLHVLLQQVELLAIGLGSAGLVNLVYMPQTGGVIYGIRKEVDRYFSVIFTQMARTLRDPSYIWDGKELIDADNTVQRGLTAATREMENHVIHPDEAWNVYFYMRKEQLESIQSMMQLLSQVYRHLPHGEMVAELFDQLSGDVLAEEYTGRTEHLLDELTREFEEMDLPETREEFEVRSAILQLCRELALYLKIAKRHKIPVSYKPEKRLKIRKKA from the coding sequence ATGGGATTTCGTGTGATTAAAACAGCAGCAGCTACGTTACTATCCGTACTAGTTGCGTCTGCAGTGGGTATACCTAATGCGCAGAGTGCAGGCTTGCTGGCAATTTTGGGTGTAGAGGTTACTTTGAAAAGGAGTTTCCGAACGATAACGGCTCGTTTTTTAGCCTCGCTCGTGGGACTCTTTTTTGGCTGCATCCTATTCTGGCTTCTAGGGTTCCATTACTGGGTGCTCGGGCTGTATGTACTCGTAGGCTTCCCGATGATCGTCAAATCTGGCTACAAAGAAGGAATTGTCACCAGCTCGGTTATCGTGTTTCGCGTGTTTGGACAAGCTGAACTATCGCTCCATGTCCTGCTGCAGCAAGTAGAGCTTTTGGCCATAGGGCTGGGTTCAGCAGGTCTGGTAAACTTGGTTTACATGCCTCAGACTGGTGGAGTCATTTATGGGATCCGGAAGGAAGTGGATCGCTATTTTTCGGTTATTTTTACTCAGATGGCCCGTACGCTTCGTGATCCTTCGTATATTTGGGACGGCAAAGAATTAATTGACGCAGATAATACAGTGCAGCGGGGCCTAACGGCAGCTACCCGTGAGATGGAGAATCATGTTATTCATCCTGATGAAGCATGGAATGTCTATTTCTATATGCGGAAGGAGCAACTGGAATCGATTCAAAGTATGATGCAGCTGCTTTCTCAAGTGTATCGCCACTTACCACACGGGGAGATGGTTGCCGAATTGTTCGACCAGCTTAGCGGGGATGTGCTTGCGGAAGAATATACTGGACGAACTGAACATTTACTGGACGAGCTGACACGAGAATTCGAAGAAATGGATCTGCCAGAGACACGTGAGGAGTTTGAAGTGCGCTCAGCTATTCTTCAGTTATGTAGGGAACTGGCACTTTATTTAAAGATCGCTAAACGACATAAAATACCGGTCAGTTACAAGCCAGAGAAACGTCTGAAGATTCGAAAAAAGGCTTAA
- a CDS encoding HD-GYP domain-containing protein: MDKVMESYIGKQLIANLFNDKGVFVLPALTLLSAEHIRLINQHKITLESHDVVQLDSAEFFQLAIDDCTAAIENIFEQLRHNKNKRIPMLEVRNEVIPFIQQVSEKNDFYGVLAALQSKDDYTYRHNVAVGIISTLIGKWLKLKPEDLSMLTIAATLHDIGKMRIPDELLTRPGPLTDEEYQLMKKHTTYGYEMIRDTIGTNHLQALVALQHHERMDGSGYPFGVLGNRITDFSKIVAVADVFHAMTSDRFYRKASPLYEVLLQMEESVFGKLDPYICRVFINKLMQSMIGNEVELTDGRTGKIIMILATDPLRPLVNIDDDFIDLSKHRSIGIVRVIPQ; the protein is encoded by the coding sequence ATGGACAAAGTTATGGAATCATATATCGGAAAACAGCTTATAGCTAACCTTTTTAATGACAAAGGTGTATTTGTTTTACCTGCATTGACTTTATTAAGTGCTGAGCATATACGATTAATCAATCAACATAAGATCACCCTAGAGTCTCATGACGTCGTACAGCTGGATAGCGCGGAATTTTTCCAACTTGCAATTGATGATTGCACAGCTGCAATAGAGAATATTTTTGAACAGCTTCGACATAACAAAAACAAACGAATTCCTATGCTTGAAGTTAGAAATGAAGTCATTCCGTTTATTCAGCAGGTAAGTGAAAAGAATGACTTCTACGGCGTATTGGCTGCCCTGCAGTCCAAGGATGATTATACATACAGACATAATGTAGCGGTTGGGATTATATCTACATTGATAGGTAAATGGCTAAAATTAAAGCCAGAGGATTTGAGTATGCTTACGATCGCAGCGACCCTTCACGATATCGGTAAAATGAGGATTCCGGATGAATTATTAACCAGGCCGGGTCCGTTGACCGATGAGGAGTATCAGCTTATGAAAAAGCATACGACCTATGGTTACGAGATGATTCGGGATACTATTGGAACCAATCATCTGCAAGCGCTCGTCGCTCTGCAGCATCATGAAAGAATGGACGGCAGTGGTTATCCCTTCGGCGTGCTTGGGAATCGGATTACTGATTTCAGTAAAATTGTTGCAGTAGCAGACGTGTTCCACGCGATGACATCCGACCGATTTTATCGAAAAGCATCACCTCTTTATGAAGTGTTGCTGCAGATGGAGGAAAGTGTGTTCGGCAAGCTTGACCCTTATATTTGTAGAGTCTTTATTAATAAGTTAATGCAGTCAATGATAGGGAATGAAGTGGAATTGACAGATGGACGGACAGGAAAAATCATTATGATTCTTGCTACTGATCCACTGCGTCCACTCGTGAATATTGATGACGATTTTATCGACTTAAGCAAACATAGATCCATTGGTATTGTTCGCGTAATCCCGCAATAG
- a CDS encoding class I SAM-dependent methyltransferase — MIITTGYSPIMEIVERAQNLTERTGCKYAPREKFSIPKMVEHYGDEDILILSQEAVRLHRLGMEPMEFHPSMGFVRAKRILKGDIEPMLVAARMLPGDSVLDCTAGLGADSLLFAVHGGESSVVTALESSLPLYALLYEGMRHYTSGQVKVNEALRRINVVHSEHLDYLRAQPDRSIDIVYFDPMFRVPLTGSASISPLRQFANRAALSPESVAEAVRVARKTVLLKEKALSGEFERLGFTELLRSNSKTSYGVIHIDN, encoded by the coding sequence ATGATTATAACTACGGGTTATAGCCCGATAATGGAAATTGTAGAGCGAGCTCAGAATCTCACAGAGAGAACGGGCTGTAAATACGCTCCACGCGAGAAATTCTCCATACCCAAAATGGTGGAACACTACGGAGATGAGGATATACTAATTCTTTCTCAAGAAGCCGTTCGTTTACACCGATTAGGGATGGAACCTATGGAATTTCATCCGAGCATGGGTTTCGTTCGCGCGAAACGAATTTTAAAGGGTGATATAGAGCCGATGCTTGTTGCAGCACGTATGCTTCCCGGAGATAGCGTACTAGATTGTACAGCGGGTCTAGGCGCTGATTCCTTGCTGTTTGCTGTGCATGGGGGTGAGTCCTCGGTGGTAACCGCTCTGGAGAGCTCATTACCGCTGTACGCGCTGCTCTATGAAGGGATGCGGCATTATACCTCTGGACAAGTAAAGGTGAATGAGGCCTTGCGTAGAATTAATGTCGTGCATAGTGAACATTTGGACTACTTACGTGCGCAACCGGATCGAAGTATAGATATTGTGTACTTCGATCCGATGTTCCGTGTGCCACTGACTGGTTCTGCTTCGATTTCCCCGTTGCGGCAGTTTGCTAACCGTGCAGCGTTATCACCAGAGAGTGTAGCTGAGGCAGTGAGAGTTGCTCGTAAAACTGTTCTTTTGAAAGAGAAGGCTTTAAGCGGGGAATTCGAACGTCTTGGCTTTACTGAGCTGCTTCGTAGCAACTCTAAAACATCGTACGGGGTGATACACATTGACAACTAA